From Manduca sexta isolate Smith_Timp_Sample1 chromosome 21, JHU_Msex_v1.0, whole genome shotgun sequence, the proteins below share one genomic window:
- the LOC115451564 gene encoding uncharacterized protein LOC115451564: MDHMQVQCPVCTLYLRNGMTLESHLDTHPKDQVIKALCCLTTKGNSFGSRTPTPLNSDRSYRSRSRTPAGDDRWNGVHQSGEHDKYWRRPPSRTPKSTPVTSVSGSGTPEIRMADMQFEGSSLISGQNSLPSYTMKSDKTQQTYQSTPMSDFDPSYSFYQDQPEDREIKYSRSAEYTAMDNSNMFTYNMPTMAAGVRFQANTSLLPTVSKKTPDFVKILPKPSNIVVKTNVGGVQYIASGVKPMHVMMPPTPAFVQKNMQNNMIMPSNNHTSLNMDKAIPPQLNPNPFNHLSTGNFPPGMSTVMTQNSQIIYREMVHNIDGKPFISSVPAVITTGSGATLAQAGPMYQNVMVVDQFGSCMYTTPQNLLNKSCTTSIYSDSATLIPTSHVAKSPTPSDPKTLVIEVGPILPSQSASPCVAPSTSVSTSETMIKTDKDVIERSDSKVDTSSSTKGLKILSNIKVEVPVQHNKNMVNTIMDLTESNDQEYPGGEMDCSISSEKALPDINGKQSSENCTPRPSCSSNDSASSHSFSVIKNIGNPLNYKGPSGKTLDSKLDTEYSDSCPVPDLICNEKPSISPCSELSENGENSTDRTSLSPKLGRDRQTKLKAETVENKNQVSVKPYRLNALRLNNLYVKKNKKVLQIKNAKQFATGSSSNMEIEPMPSSSRSPEDYSIKKHVDSSEFREPSTLQTVSVEEIKENDENYDTNGFDADTEHSLDMEPPPPLPAVTTTPEFSTTVDMVHVKEEISTSNESAFCNSATPDRVLTPMETLRPVNVIAYGNIPADNFDEESSHRELMNIEAASKSKQFVSMMNENYFGENLYADYFAQDRGEAYENRQPAAPKEPLYGMWGESSQKDNEFVLPSFIHDTYKMPDSGACAYSEIGGREGIADGDGDGCERDSKADVLSEGRSEGETPLNICADERMPPRGELSGQESNGDMESAWNGMYPDVPPSEPYDLMARESWVSDGSDVDVGEKRETLEEEIQYPKPRTYSCAQCNVKFPTPKELRAHRAQAHAAAAAKTSYSRMITARAIKKEEKTDDNMMGCTMIDSKESITTSILQVYEMEETKTKIEGIIKQETKRRRKDFVCPTCKVDQLTDAAFHAHLKIHPLECLTCGKCFYRRANLALHIKTHLGIKNYKCDVCEKRFITRQKLSEHHNVHTGRAPVKCTVCDDTFRRYSNMVQHRDRHHFGKRARVRDFVCQCGAVFHSRAKLLWHQETHEERPKACLYCSDKFVHAASLTRHVRRAHNEYYLAPRTRPPAPDNVPCPVCKQIYLRTNLRSHLQTHSGKRPYMCIVCNKGFTTKWNLKLHRWTHMSRSSKPFKCHLCKGAFIRQTEYISHMNAHKSVRPYTCNYCGCQFIRKYNCQRHVREHEMAKKYVCKVPECGKSFHRSYYLSEHMKVHSGARPFACNICGKTSSNKSNHNKHVKIHHAREPVATEA; this comes from the exons ATGGATCACATGCAGGTGCAGTGCCCTGTGTGCACGCTGTACCTCCGCAATGGAATGACGCTGGAGTCCCATCTGGACACCCACCCCAAGGACCAGGTGATCAAGGCTTTGTGCTGTCTCACTACAAAGGGAAACAGCTTTGGAAGCAGAACACCTACTCCATTGAATTCGGACCGCTCTTATAGAAGTCGGTCCCGCACACCTGCGGGTGATGACAGATGGAATGGTGTACATCAAAGTGGTGAACATGATAAGTATTGGCGTAGACCACCTAGCAGAACTCCGAAATCTACTCCAGTTACTAGTGTGTCAGGTAGTGGTACTCCAGAGATCAGAATGGCAGATATGCAGTTTGAAGGTAGTTCTTTAATCTCAGGGCAGAATTCCCTGCCTTCATACACTATGAAAAGTGATAAAACACAACAAACATATCAAAGTACTCCAATGTCAGATTTCGACCCATCATACAGTTTCTACCAGGACCAACCGGAAGACAGAGAGATCAAGTACTCCCGCAGTGCAGAATACACTGCAATGGACAATAGTAATATGTTCACATACAATATGCCTACAATGGCTGCAGGCGTAAGGTTCCAAGCAAATACCAGTTTGTTACCAACTGTATCAAAGAAAACCcctgattttgttaaaatattaccaaaGCCAAGCAATATTGTGGTAAAGACAAATGTGGGTGGTGTACAGTACATAGCATCTGGAGTGAAGCCAATGCATGTGATGATGCCTCCGACACCTGCCTTTGTACAGAAGAATATGCAAAACAACATGATAATGCCAAGCAATAACCACACATCACTTAATATGGACAAAGCAATACCTCCACAACTGAACCCTAACCCTTTCAACCATCTGTCAACAGGAAACTTTCCTCCAGGAATGTCTACAGTGATGACACAAAACTCACAGATAATATACAGAGAGATGGTGCACAATATAGATGGTAAACCATTTATTTCCAGTGTGCCTGCAGTTATTACCACTGGCAGTGGTGCAACTCTGGCACAAGCTGGTCCCATGTACCAAAATGTTATGGTGGTAGATCAGTTTGGTTCATGCATGTATACCACTCCACAGAATCTCCTTAATAAGTCTTGTACCACATCAATATATTCTGACAGTGCAACTCTAATACCCACCAGTCATGTTGCCAAGTCACCAACGCCTAGTGATCCTAAGACATTAGTAATTGAAGTTGGTCCTATATTACCATCACAAAGTGCTTCTCCATGTGTAGCTCCTAGCACCTCAGTATCCACCTCAGAAACAATGATAAAGACTGATAAAGATGTCATCGAGAGGTCGGACTCCAAGGTTGATACATCCAGTTCAACTAAAGGTCTAAAGATATTAAGCAATATTAAAGTAGAAGTGCCTGTGCAACACAACAAAAACATGGTGAACACCATCATGGACCTCACGGAGTCTAATGATCAGGAGTATCCAGGGGGAGAGATGGATTGTTCAATTTCATCTGAAAAAGCCTTGCCAGACATTAATGGTAAACAAAGTTCAGAGAACTGCACACCACGGCCTTCCTGTTCTAGTAATGATAGTGCAAGTTCTCATTCATTTtctgtgataaaaaatattggaaaccCACTTAATTACAAGGGTCCATCTGGCAAAACTTTAGATAGCAAATTAGACACTGAGTACAGTGACAGCTGCCCTGTACCTGATCTTATATGCAATGAGAAACCTTCAATATCACCTTGCAGTGAATTATCAGAGAATGGAGAGAATTCCACGGACCGTACCTCACTATCTCCAAAACTAGGAAGAGATAGGCAAACAAAACTGAAAGCAGAGACagtggaaaataaaaatcaagtatCTGTTAAGCCCTATAGGTTAAATGCATTAAGACTGAACAATCTTTATGTTAAAAAGAACAAGAAAGTTTTACAGATAAAAAATGCTAAACAATTTGCAACAGGCAGTTCAAGCAATATGGAGATAGAACCAATGCCTTCCTCGAGCAGGTCACCAGAAGATTATTCAATAAAGAAACATGTCGATAGTAGTGAGTTTAGGGAGCCTTCGACACTGCAGACAGTGTCTGTTGAGGAGATAAAAGAGAATGACGAGAATTATGATACTAACGGGTTCGATGCGGACACGGAACACTCGCTGGACATGGAGCCGCCGCCGCCACTGCCGGCCGTCACTACCACGCCGGAGTTCTCCACTACGGTTGACATGGTTCATGTGAAGGAGGAAATTAGCACAAGCAACGAAAGCGCATTTTGCAATTCCGCAACACCAGATCGAGTTCTCACACCGATGGAGACGCTACGGCCCGTCAACGTGATTGCATACGGCAATATTCCCGCCGACAATTTCGACGAAGAATCGAGCCATAGAGAACTAATGAATATTGAAGCGGCGTCTAAGAGCAAACAGTTCGTGAGTATGATGAACGAAAACTATTTCGGCGAGAATTTATACGCGGACTACTTCGCGCAGGATCGGGGGGAAGCATACGAGAACCGACAACCGGCGGCGCCGAAGGAACCTCTGTATGGTATGTGGGGGGAATCCTCGCAGAAGGAcaatgagtttgtgctgccgAGTTTCATACACGATACGTACAAGATGCCTGATAGTGGGGCCTGCGCGTATTCAGAGATTGGGGGCAGGGAGGGGATCGCGGATGGTGACGGGGATGGATGCGAGAGGGACAGCAAGGCGGACGTGTTGAGCGAGGGACGGAGCGAGGGCGAGACACCTCTGAACATCTGTGCGGACGAGCGCATGCCGCCGCGCGGAGAGCTCAGCGGACAAGAGAGCAACGGCGACATGGAATCGGCTTGGAATGGG ATGTACCCTGATGTGCCGCCTTCGGAACCCTACGACCTGATGGCGCGCGAGAGCTGGGTCTCGGACGGCTCCGACGTCGACGTCGGAGAGAAAAGGGAGACATT GGAGGAAGAGATCCAATACCCTAAGCCCCGCACGTACTCGTGCGCGCAGTGCAACGTGAAATTCCCCACTCCTAAGGAGTTGCGCGCTCACCGTGCGCAGGCGCATGCTGCCGCCGCCGCCAAGACTTCATACAGTCGCATGATCACCGCACGTGCTATCAAGAAAGAGGAGAAAACTGATGACAACATGATGGGAT GCACAATGATAGATTCGAAAGAATCAATAACCACATCAATACTGCAAGTGTACGAGATGGAGGAGACGAAGACCAAGATCGAGGGCATCATCAAGCAGGAGACCAAGCGGAGGCGGAAGGACTTCGTGTGTCCCACGTGCAAGGTGGACCAGCTGACGGACGCGGCCTTCCACGCCCATCTCAAGATACACCCGCTGGAGTGCCTCACGTGCGGCAAATGTTTCTATAGGCGGGCGAACCTGGCGCTccatataaaaacacatttaggtattaaaaattacaa GTGCGACGTGTGCGAGAAGCGGTTTATAACGCGGCAGAAGCTCTCGGAGCATCACAACGTGCACACCGGCCGCGCGCCCGTCAAGTGCACCGTCTGCGACGACACCTTCCGCAGATACTCCAACATGGTGCAGCACAG GGACCGGCATCACTTCGGCaagcgcgcgcgcgtgcgcgACTTCGTGTGCCAGTGCGGCGCCGTGTTCCACTCGCGCGCCAAGCTGCTGTGGCACCAGGAGACGCACGAGGAGCGGCCCAAGGCCTGCCTGTACTGCAGCGACAAGTTCGTGCACGCCGCCTCGCTCACGCGCCACGTGCGCCGCGCCCACAACGAGTACTACCtcgcgccgcgcacgcgcccgccCGCGCCCGACAACGTGCCCTGTCCCGTCTGCAAGCAG ATATATCTGCGAACGAACCTGCGCTCCCATCTTCAAACGCACAGCGGCAAGCGGCCGTACATGTGCATCGTGTGCAACAAGGGCTTCACTACCAAGTGGAACCTAAAGCTGCACCGCTGGACGCACATGAGCCGCTCCTCTAAGCCGTTCAAGTGCCACCTGTGCAAGGGCGCGTTCATTCGTCAGACGGAGTACATATCGCACATGAACGCGCACAAGTCCGTCAGGCCGTACACGTGCAACTACTGCGGCTGTCAGTTCATCAGGAAGTACAACTGCCAAAGGCACGTGAGGGAGCACGAGATGGCCAAGAAGTACGTGTGCAAGGTGCCCGAGTGTGGTAAGTCGTTCCACAGGAGTTACTACCTGTCGGAGCACATGAAGGTGCACAGCGGCGCGCGGCCCTTCGCGTGCAACATCTGCGGCAAGACGTCGAGCAACAAGTCCAACCACAACAAGCACGTGAAGATACACCACGCGCGCGAGCCGGTCGCCACCGAGGCGTGA